From a region of the Phaseolus vulgaris cultivar G19833 chromosome 6, P. vulgaris v2.0, whole genome shotgun sequence genome:
- the LOC137831815 gene encoding inositol phosphorylceramide glucuronosyltransferase 1-like, producing the protein MKPNSVAWWLCSIICIVFVCGQFQGCVGSKTKRTDEAYVTLLYGDEFLLGVRVLGKSIRNTGSSKDMVVLVSDGVSDYAKSLLRADGWIVELISLLANPNRVRPKRFWGVYTKLKIFNMTDYKKVVYLDADTIVVKSIDDLFKCVKFCANLKHSERLNSGVMVVEPSQTVFNDMISKIKTTASYTGGDQGFLNSYFSGFPNAHVFEPNLSPEVLNSRPVPEMERLSTLYNADVGLYMLANKWMVDENELRVIHYTLGPLKPWDWWTSWLLKPVDVWQDVREQLEESLPGTGGGQNPKDSFLVKFLFLLPLCALLFLCYHSFMKNQGHFSSFCRSSLCDQARHLYYRIRSSGPLIYTSISTSTTNSIHQLLHGAQNKVPAYLGGLSVCVCFMVAVVSLGLSLLIVPRQVMPWTGLLLMYEWTYTIFFILFGGYLRLIYQWGKIVGSRVASSLSDPGSSNHDSEKRHQRPVSSCDITTWYYGLGMALLAIAAPSLPCLFGITALFVRLGLMVVGGIILASFMTYASEHLAIRSFLKGFDERDIAWSSNSCFLC; encoded by the exons ATGAAACCAAATAGTGTTGCATGGTGGTTATGTTCGATCATTTGCATAGTTTTTGTTTGTGGTCAATTCCAAGGGTGTGTAGGATCCAAGACCAAGAGAACGGATGAAGCATACGTCACTCTTTTGTACGGAGACGAATTCTTGTTGGGTGTTCGAGTTCTGGGAAAATCAATACGTAACACTGGATCCAGCAAGGACATGGTGGTCTTGGTCTCCGATGGTGTCTCTGATTATGCCAAAAGCCTTCTCCGG GCTGACGGGTGGATAGTGGAGTTGATTAGTTTGCTGGCGAATCCTAATCGAGTGCGTCCAAAGAGATTTTGGGGTGTCtatacaaaactaaaaatatttaacatgaCTGATTACAAGAAAG TTGTTTACCTTGACGCGGACACTATTGTGGTTAAAAGTATTGACGATCTTTTCAAGTGTGtgaaattttgtgcaaatttAAAGCATTCTGAGAGGTTGAATTCGGGAGTCATGGTGGTGGAGCCAtctcaaactgtttttaatgaCATGATAAGCAAAATAAAAACTACTGCATCTTACACTGGAG GCGATCAAGGTTTTCTCAATTCATATTTCTCTGGATTTCCCAATGCACATGTTTTTGAGCCGAATTTGAGTCCTGAGGTGTTGAATTCCAGACCAGTTCCTGAAATGGAGCGACTATCCACACTGTATAATGCTGATGTCGGTCTTTACATGCTTGCTAATAAG TGGATGGTAGACGAAAATGAACTCCGTGTGATTCACTATACACTGGGCCCCCTTAAGCCTTGGGACTGGTGGACTTCTTGGCTTTTGAAACCTGTTGATGTGTGGCAG GATGTAAGGGAACAGCTTGAGGAATCCCTTCCTGGAACTGGAGGGGGGCAAAATCCTAAAGACAGTTTTCTTGTGAAATTTCTCTTTTTGCTACCTTTATGTGCCTTACTTTTCTTATGCTATCATTCATTTATGAAG AATCAAGGGCACTTCAGTTCATTTTGTAGAAGCTCGCTATGTGATCAAGCCAGACACCTTTATTATAGGATTAGATCAAGCGGGCCACTTATTTATACTAGTATTTCGACATCAACGACTAATTCAATCCATCAG CTCTTACATGGTGCTCAGAACAAGGTTCCTGCTTATTTGGGTGGTCTTTCTGTCTGTGTCTGTTTTATGGTTGCAGTGGTGTCTCTAGGATTATCACTCTTGATTGTTCCTCGGCAAGTGATGCCATGGACTGGATTGCTTTTGATGTATGAGTGGACATAcacaattttctttatattatttggAGGTTATCTCCGTTTGATTTATCAGTGGGGAAAAATAGTGGGATCACGAGTAGCATCCTCCTTGTCAGATCCTGGGTCGTCCAACCATGATTCTGAAAAAC GTCATCAGCGACCCGTGTCATCTTGTGATATTACTACATGGTACTATGGTTTAGGGATGGCTTTGTTGGCCATTGCAGCTCCATCTTTGCCTTGTCTTTTTGGAATAACTGCCTTGTTTGTAAG gTTAGGTTTGATGGTTGTTGGTGGCATAATACTGGCTTCTTTCATGACATACGCATCGGAACATCTTGCTATCCGATCATTTCTTAAAGGGTTTGATGAACGTGACATTGCTTGGAGCAGCAACTCGTGTTTCCTATGTTGA
- the LOC137831816 gene encoding uncharacterized protein, whose amino-acid sequence MDWAFVHKAWDKWASTNIGYSGHPLKAALLINHDPTGPSRLLSTIAAQEGIKANPMELSHFMDFIKQNKLQTELFVIGSNQYLVTSIHENWFSARCINTSKPAGEGVIVIQTAAYILVALYEGSIGPASRAMAAADQLTWQLGRKNL is encoded by the exons ATGGATTGGGCGTTTGTGCATAAAGCATGGGATAAGTGGGCTTCTACTAACATTGGTTATTCTG GTCATCCGTTAAAAGCTGCTTTGCTAATTAATCATGACCCCACTGGACCATCTCGATTGTTATCTACCAT TGCTGCACAAGAAGGAATAAAAGCTAATCCCATGGAATTGAGTCACTTTATGGACTTCATCAAACAAAATAAACTCCAGACAGAGCTCTTCGTTATTGGATCCAATCAGT ACTTGGTCACATCAATTCATGAGAACTGGTTTAGTGCAAGGTGTATAAACACGTCAAAGCCCGCCGGTGAAGGTGTTATTGTTATACAAACAGCAGCATATATCTTGGTTGCTCT GTATGAAGGTTCCATCGGTCCAGCATCTCGCGCTATGGCAGCTGCTGATCAGTTAACTTGGCAATTAGGGCGAAAAAATCTTTGA